The Roseateles sp. XES5 genome window below encodes:
- the minC gene encoding septum site-determining protein MinC, giving the protein MTDVLTQPRPIRLKGRSFLALALTPELPFADWLTRLDDLAARSAGFFLRRPVVLDVEGLDIDRAELRELVDQLNARNVRVMGIEGARSSLLGPDMPPAMTDGRPAGEIEAPAKDAGNDPAEQTESAAPVAPVAPTVPAVAVSGTTPSLVVSRPVRSGQSIFFPEGDVTIIGSVASGAEIVAGGSIHVYGPLRGRAMAGTTGNASARIFCRKLEAELIAIDGFYKTADDMEPELRGKPGQVWLEGEIIKAATLG; this is encoded by the coding sequence ATGACTGACGTGTTAACTCAACCCCGGCCGATCCGCCTCAAGGGGCGGTCCTTCCTTGCGCTTGCACTGACCCCGGAGCTCCCCTTCGCGGACTGGCTGACGCGGCTTGACGACCTGGCGGCCCGCTCGGCCGGCTTCTTCCTTCGTCGGCCGGTGGTGCTGGACGTCGAGGGGCTGGACATCGACCGCGCCGAACTGCGCGAGCTCGTCGACCAGCTGAACGCCCGCAACGTCCGCGTCATGGGCATCGAGGGCGCACGCTCCTCCCTGCTCGGCCCCGACATGCCGCCGGCCATGACCGACGGTCGCCCGGCGGGCGAGATCGAGGCGCCGGCGAAGGATGCAGGAAACGACCCGGCAGAGCAGACCGAATCGGCCGCGCCCGTTGCCCCGGTCGCACCGACGGTTCCCGCCGTGGCGGTATCGGGCACGACGCCGTCGCTCGTCGTTTCCCGGCCCGTCCGTTCCGGCCAGTCGATCTTCTTCCCCGAGGGAGACGTCACCATCATCGGCTCGGTCGCCTCGGGCGCGGAAATCGTCGCCGGCGGCTCCATCCACGTCTACGGCCCCCTGCGTGGCCGGGCGATGGCCGGCACGACAGGCAATGCCTCGGCGCGCATCTTCTGCCGCAAGCTCGAAGCGGAGCTGATCGCCATCGACGGGTTCTACAAGACGGCCGACGACATGGAGCCCGAGCTGCGCGGCAAGCCCGGGCAGGTCTGGCTCGAAGGCGAAATCATCAAGGCCGCGACACTCGGCTGA
- the minD gene encoding septum site-determining protein MinD, protein MGKVIVVTSGKGGVGKTTSSAALGAALAQNGEKVVVVDFDVGLRNLDLIMGVERRVVYDLINVINDEVKLAQALIKDKQLDKLFILAASQTRDKDALKQEGVERVLDELKAMEFDYIICDSPAGIETGALMAMHYADEALVVTNPEVSSVRDSDRIIGLLDSKTLKAENGERIEKHLLLTRYDAARAERGDMLKVDDVLEILSIPLLGIIPESMDVLRASNVGAPVTLADGRSAPALAYFEATRRLKGESLPVTIPGDKRSFLGKIFGRKAA, encoded by the coding sequence ATGGGCAAGGTAATCGTTGTCACATCGGGCAAGGGCGGCGTCGGCAAGACGACGTCGTCGGCTGCACTGGGCGCCGCACTGGCGCAGAATGGCGAGAAGGTCGTGGTCGTGGACTTCGACGTCGGCCTGCGCAATCTGGACCTGATCATGGGCGTGGAGCGCCGTGTGGTCTATGACCTGATCAACGTCATCAATGACGAGGTCAAGCTGGCCCAGGCCCTGATCAAGGACAAGCAGCTGGACAAGCTCTTCATCCTGGCCGCCTCCCAGACCCGCGACAAGGACGCCCTCAAGCAGGAGGGCGTGGAGCGCGTGCTGGACGAGCTCAAGGCCATGGAGTTCGACTACATCATCTGCGACTCGCCAGCCGGCATCGAGACCGGCGCGCTGATGGCCATGCATTACGCCGACGAGGCCCTGGTCGTGACCAACCCCGAGGTCTCCTCGGTGCGCGACTCGGACCGCATCATCGGCCTTCTCGATTCCAAGACCCTCAAGGCGGAAAATGGCGAGCGCATCGAAAAGCACCTGCTGCTGACCCGCTACGACGCCGCGCGCGCCGAGCGTGGCGACATGCTGAAGGTCGACGACGTCCTGGAAATCCTCTCGATCCCGCTGCTCGGCATCATCCCCGAGAGCATGGACGTGCTGCGCGCCTCCAACGTCGGCGCCCCGGTGACGCTGGCCGATGGACGCAGCGCCCCGGCGCTCGCCTATTTCGAGGCAACGCGCCGCCTGAAGGGCGAGAGCCTGCCCGTCACCATTCCCGGCGACAAGCGCAGCTTCCTCGGCAAGATCTTCGGAAGGAAGGCGGCATGA
- the minE gene encoding cell division topological specificity factor MinE yields MNPFRFFSRNQSAPAARERLQVLLAHERAATGDSDLVNKLRDEILKAISKHMQIDDEKVTIKMERGAQVSTLAVDIEIPFDAGKKAA; encoded by the coding sequence ATGAACCCGTTCCGCTTCTTCTCCCGCAACCAGTCGGCTCCGGCCGCGCGCGAGCGGCTGCAGGTGCTGCTCGCCCACGAGCGCGCCGCCACCGGCGACTCCGATCTCGTCAACAAGCTGCGCGACGAAATCCTCAAGGCGATTTCCAAGCACATGCAAATCGACGACGAGAAGGTCACCATCAAGATGGAACGCGGCGCGCAGGTCTCCACCCTCGCCGTCGACATCGAGATTCCCTTCGACGCCGGCAAGAAGGCCGCCTGA
- a CDS encoding right-handed parallel beta-helix repeat-containing protein, with the protein MGISHAHAAEIGGFTEFEGRWQSEQSHGALGILLPFQLDATQTFLIDINGSLVQGGIRQGSFGAGYRVATPGEWTLGLYGYYDYFESRLGNDFHQISLGAEALGAIIETRANIYLPLGNGHAVDGAGAGVVSNGTLKFREGREQARPGIDAEAGVKVPGLSEDGNAELKVFAGSYWYGGRNLEDMFGARLRAELAFANVAGLPAGSTVSVGASATYDNQDRLGGNVMARLRIPFGASNGAANDPFDRSTQAIRRASAIKTHVGATGDLEDAVLDLTGRTAGNVVNISADNGNAAAINALLAAAGSGALVLSDGNIGLDGSLMLGNGQTLLGGGGTLALTGASSGGRGAFTNAGAATTLTGYDPAQDVLTMASNSAVSSLAMTGGRAGIGSTGTAGLIIDGVDVSRTAHDGIRLTHVDSALIQDSRIHDLYICESSTLCEFAVGDPNRAPYTAVSAHGTKNLAIRDTVIDSVTYGVFAGSAIDDSGWPPVITDRASNITLDNVSISRSRREGILLVAADDVTLDTVTVDNSAQGRDMDLVVLQGSSNVSITDMTLKGGINGLMLVTAPSLPDEAVTTAVTVNGLKIDGTKNAGIFLNPVAGIDFKNVTVSNAGTYGLFIYGDEWGFLGGPVADISFENLVVDTAKEAGLYVMGPAENLSGDITVRNTPRDCKSDPSWMGGLSGSITQTDGSVFIVNGQELGAATFEARCG; encoded by the coding sequence GTGGGTATTTCACATGCGCATGCCGCCGAGATCGGCGGCTTCACGGAGTTCGAGGGCCGCTGGCAGAGCGAGCAGTCGCATGGCGCCCTCGGCATCCTGCTGCCGTTCCAGCTCGATGCAACGCAGACCTTCCTGATCGACATCAACGGGTCCCTCGTCCAGGGCGGCATCCGGCAGGGGTCCTTCGGCGCGGGCTACCGCGTCGCGACGCCGGGTGAATGGACGCTCGGTCTCTACGGCTACTACGATTATTTCGAGTCCCGGCTCGGCAACGACTTCCATCAGATTTCGCTCGGCGCCGAAGCGCTCGGCGCCATCATCGAGACGCGCGCCAACATCTATCTTCCCCTCGGCAACGGTCATGCAGTGGACGGCGCCGGCGCCGGCGTCGTCAGCAACGGCACGCTGAAGTTCCGCGAGGGACGGGAGCAGGCGCGGCCGGGCATCGACGCCGAGGCCGGCGTCAAGGTTCCCGGTCTTTCGGAAGACGGCAATGCGGAACTCAAGGTCTTCGCCGGCAGCTACTGGTATGGCGGACGGAACCTCGAGGACATGTTCGGCGCCAGGCTGCGCGCGGAACTCGCCTTCGCCAACGTCGCCGGCCTTCCCGCCGGCTCCACGGTCTCCGTCGGCGCAAGCGCGACCTACGACAATCAGGACCGGCTTGGCGGCAACGTGATGGCGCGTCTGCGCATTCCCTTCGGCGCATCGAATGGCGCGGCGAACGATCCCTTCGACCGGTCAACCCAGGCCATCCGGCGCGCTTCCGCCATCAAGACCCATGTCGGCGCGACGGGCGATCTCGAAGACGCGGTCCTCGACCTCACCGGACGCACCGCCGGCAATGTCGTGAACATCTCGGCCGACAACGGCAATGCGGCTGCCATCAACGCGCTGCTGGCGGCGGCGGGCTCCGGCGCGCTCGTGCTGTCCGACGGCAATATCGGCCTCGACGGCTCGCTGATGCTTGGCAACGGCCAGACCCTGCTTGGCGGCGGCGGCACGCTCGCCCTCACCGGCGCATCGAGCGGCGGCCGCGGCGCGTTCACAAATGCGGGTGCGGCCACCACGCTCACCGGCTACGACCCCGCGCAGGATGTGCTGACCATGGCGTCGAACAGCGCGGTGTCCTCGCTCGCCATGACCGGCGGGCGTGCCGGCATCGGCAGCACCGGCACGGCCGGCCTGATCATCGACGGTGTCGACGTCTCCCGCACCGCCCATGACGGCATTCGCCTGACACACGTGGACAGCGCGCTGATCCAGGACAGCCGCATTCACGATCTCTATATCTGCGAGAGCAGCACGCTGTGCGAATTCGCCGTCGGCGATCCGAACCGCGCGCCCTATACCGCGGTCAGCGCGCATGGCACGAAGAACCTCGCCATCCGCGATACGGTGATCGACAGCGTCACCTATGGCGTCTTCGCCGGCAGCGCCATCGACGACAGCGGCTGGCCACCCGTCATCACCGATCGTGCCAGCAACATCACGCTCGACAATGTCAGCATTTCCCGCTCGCGCCGCGAGGGCATCCTGCTCGTTGCGGCCGACGACGTGACCCTCGACACGGTGACGGTCGACAATTCCGCGCAGGGTCGCGACATGGACCTCGTCGTGCTGCAGGGCAGCTCGAACGTTTCCATCACCGACATGACGCTCAAGGGCGGCATCAACGGCCTGATGCTGGTGACCGCGCCATCCTTGCCGGACGAGGCGGTGACAACGGCTGTCACGGTGAACGGCTTGAAGATCGACGGCACGAAGAATGCCGGCATCTTCCTCAATCCCGTCGCGGGCATCGATTTCAAGAATGTCACAGTCAGCAATGCAGGCACCTACGGCCTGTTCATCTATGGCGACGAATGGGGCTTCCTCGGCGGCCCGGTGGCCGATATCAGCTTCGAGAACCTCGTCGTCGACACGGCAAAGGAGGCGGGGCTCTACGTCATGGGGCCGGCGGAAAACCTCTCCGGCGACATCACGGTGCGCAACACGCCACGCGATTGCAAATCCGATCCCTCCTGGATGGGCGGCCTCAGCGGCTCGATCACCCAGACGGACGGCTCCGTCTTCATCGTCAACGGTCAGGAGCTGGGCGCGGCAACCTTCGAGGCCCGTTGCGGCTAG